A section of the Rhizobium sp. Pop5 genome encodes:
- a CDS encoding glycosyltransferase family 25 protein → MNMRATAADVVSAVHPVSLRIKTYLINLDRAEIRRFRMERLLAEIGIEFERVAAFDGVAIALPRRDFDAKSYLRRHGRRPNPFEIGCYLSHVECARKFLASDGEFALILEDDLDIDDDFAEVLAAALERKESWDILRLSTVNRGRKHRVTPLTASRSLAIALTREKGSGAYLVNRKAAGWIADMLLPMRLPYDIALDLEFDEGLRACFVDPVPVSQRADAHSQIQAGLSTYRIGRRRRPWSVLPYRAAAEARRFAARFIRLVAWRMRGQKDGPAAAGSLSKS, encoded by the coding sequence ATGAATATGCGTGCCACAGCTGCCGATGTCGTTTCGGCCGTTCATCCGGTCAGCCTGCGGATCAAGACCTACCTCATCAATCTCGACCGGGCGGAGATCCGCCGGTTTCGAATGGAGCGCCTGCTCGCAGAGATCGGTATCGAATTCGAGCGCGTCGCGGCTTTCGACGGCGTGGCGATTGCCTTGCCGCGTCGCGATTTCGACGCGAAATCCTATCTGCGCCGGCACGGCCGCAGGCCGAATCCCTTCGAGATCGGCTGCTATCTCAGCCATGTCGAGTGCGCGCGGAAGTTCCTTGCCAGCGACGGCGAATTCGCTCTCATTCTCGAAGACGACCTCGACATCGACGACGACTTCGCCGAGGTGCTCGCCGCCGCGCTCGAGCGTAAGGAATCCTGGGATATCCTGCGTCTTTCCACCGTGAACCGCGGACGCAAGCATAGGGTGACGCCGCTGACGGCCTCCCGCTCGCTGGCGATCGCGCTCACCCGCGAGAAGGGATCGGGCGCCTATCTCGTCAATCGCAAGGCCGCCGGCTGGATTGCCGATATGCTTCTTCCGATGCGGCTGCCCTACGATATCGCGCTCGATCTGGAGTTCGACGAGGGGCTCAGGGCCTGCTTCGTCGATCCGGTTCCGGTGAGCCAGCGGGCGGACGCGCATTCGCAGATACAGGCGGGCCTCTCGACCTACCGGATTGGCCGCCGCCGCCGGCCATGGAGCGTCCTGCCGTATCGCGCGGCGGCTGAGGCGCGCCGGTTTGCGGCCCGCTTCATCCGGCTCGTGGCGTGGAGGATGAGAGGCCAGAAAGATGGGCCGGCAGCAGCGGGAAGCCTATCGAAATCATGA